TGGATGTTGGTGTTGGCGATCGGGCGGCCCACCGGGACCCGGTCCCCGACCGCCGGGCCGGTCAGCACGTGGTGGGTGACGTCGTCGGAGGTCTCGGTCGGCCCGTAGGCGTTGACCAGCGGCACGTCGTGGCGCTCGAACCAGCGCCGGGACAGCGCGGGCGGGAAGGCCTCACCGGTCACCAGGTTCCAGCGCAGCGCGGGCAGCGCGCGCGGTCGGTCGTCGAGTTCGCCGATCAGCGCGTCCAGGAACGAGGGCACCACCTCCAGCACGCTGACGGCCTCGTCCTGCAGCGCCCGGGCGAAGCCGGGCAGGTCGGTCACCAGTTCGGCGTCCATGACCAGGGTCCGCCCGCCGACCAGCCAGGCCGACAGCAGCTGCCACACGGAGATGTCGAAGCACTGGGTGGCGACCTGCGCCACCACGTCCTCGGCCGTCATCCCCAGGTCGTCGATCTTGGCGAGCAGATGGTTGAGCAGGCCCCGGTGGTGGATCAGCGCGCCCTTGGGCTCGCCGGTCGAACCGGAGGTGAAGATCAGGTACGCCGGGGCGTCCGGGTCCGCCGGAGCGTCGGGAACGGCCGGCCCGGCCGGACCGGCCATCAGCTCCTCGAAGCAGAGCACTGCGGCACCCGGCCCGCCACCGGCGGCTTCGGCCGCCGTCCCGGTCGCGGTCGCCGCCCCGGACGGGGCGTCGTGGTGCCCGGCGGCGATCAGCACATGGCGGCAGCCGGACCGGGCCAGCACCGACCGCAGTCGCGCGGCCGGGTCGGCCGGCTCCAGCGGCAGGTACACCGCGCCCAGCCGCAGCACCGCCAGCACGCTCACCGCCCACGCGGTCCCGCGGTCCATCGCCACGGCGACCACGGCGCCCTTCCGCACCCCGGCCGCGTGCAACCGCCCCGCCAACCGCGCGGAGGCGGCGTCCAGCTCACGGTAGGTCAGCTCGTCCGCCCCGTGCCGCAGGGCGACCGCCTCCGGCCGGGCCGCGACCTGGGCGGCGAACAGCCCCGGCACCCCGCCCTCGGGCAGTTCGCGCACCGGACCGGCCAGGCCCCGCGCCAGCAGCTCCTGCTCGGCGGCGTCCATCAGCGTCACCGCGCGGAACCCGGACTCGGGCCCGGCGGTCAGCAGTTCCAGGGCGCGCCGGTAGTAGCCGGCGATCCGCTCGACCTGCTCGGGGGCGAAGGCGTCGCGGTGGTAGTGGAGCGACAGCGCGACCTCGCCGCTGAAGGCGTCCTGCCAGAACTCGGCCCGCAGCGGGAACTCGGTCTCGCTGGCGACCCGGCTGCGCTCCAGCCGCAGGCCGTGCTCGCGGCGCAGGTCGTCCAGGACGTGGAAGTGGGTGAAGTTGAACACCGCCTCGAACAGCGGCTCCTGGACCTGCCTGACCCGCTTGGTCTCGCCCATCGGGTAGCGCCGGTGCGGCAGCAGCGCCGTCTCCGTGCGGTACACCTCGCGCACCAGGTCGGCCCAGCTGCCGTCGGCGGCGCGGACCCGGAACGGCACGGTGTTCAGGAACAGGCCGGCGATCCGGTCGCCGCCGGGGACCTCGGGGCGGCCGCTGTGCTCGTAGCCGGTCAGCACGTCGCCCGAGCCGGTGACGAACGCCAGCACCGCCACGTGGGCGGCCATCAGCACCGACTTCACCGGCACGTTCAGCCGCTCGGCGAGGCGTCCGACCGCGGCCGGGACCGGGCCGTCCAGGGCGACGTCGTGCATCGCCACCCCGTGCGCGCCCGCCGGGTCGAAGGGGTAGCGGGGCAGCCGGGTGCCCTGGTGGTCCGCCAGCACGCCCTGCCAGAAGTCGCGGCTGTCCGCCGAGGCCACCGCGGCGCGCTCCAGCCGCACGAAGTCCCGGTAGTCGGAGCCCAGCGGCGCGAACTCGGGGGAGCGGCCCGCGCGCAGCGCCAGGTAGGCGGCGAACAGGTCGTGGTGGACCACGCTGACGCTCCATCCGTCCAGCGCGGCCGCGTGGTAGCTGAGGCTGTACTGGTAGCCGCGCCCGCCCAGCAGGTGCACCCGCACCCGGACCAGGCCGCCCTCCTCGGGGGAGAAGCCGCGGGCCGGCTCGCGCTCGTAGAAGCCGGCCAGCTCCCGCTCCTGCGCCGCCTCGTCCAGCTGCGACAGGTCGGTCACCTCGACCAGGTCCGGCGCGCCCGCGTGGACGACCTGCAGCGGCTCGCTGTAGCCGGCGATGTGCAGCGAGGTGCGCAGCATCGGGTGGCGGGCCGCGACCGCCGCCGCCGCGGCCCGGAACGCCTCCAGGGCCAGCGGCTCGCCGATCCGGAAGCTGACGATGTCGTGGTAGAGCCCCGGCCGGGCCCCGGTCAGCTCCACCTCGTACAGCAGCCCGGCCTGCAGCGCGGAGAGCGGGTAGGCGGCCTCGGCGTCCGGCGGCAGCAGCCGCACGTCCTCGGCGCCGAGCAGGGACGGCCCCCCGTCGGCGGCGCCGTCCGCCGCGGCCTCCGCGTCGGCCGGCCGCACCAGCGGTTCCAGGCCGGCCAGCGTGGGATGGGCGAACAGGTCCTGGAAGGAGAAGACCAGGCCGCTCTGCTGCGCCTCGGCCAGCACCCGCACGATCTTGATCGAGTCGCCGCCCAGGGCGAAGAAGTTGTCGGCGAGACCGATGCCCTCCACCCCGAGCACCCGCGACCAGATCTCCGCGAGCCGCAGCGCGGTCGCGCTGCTCGGCGCGCCGCCCGCGCTGCCGCCGACGGCCGTGCGCGGCGGCGGCGGGAAGGCCGAGGTGTCGCGCTTGCCGTTGTGGGTGGTGGGGATCGCGGGCACGCTGACCAGGAAGCTCGGCACCATGTACGAGGGCAGCTCGGCCGCCAGCCGCCGGCGCAGCGCCGCCTCGTCGTAGCCCGGTCCCGGCACCACGTACGCGCACAGGCTGCGGTCCCCGTCGCCGTCGTCCAGCGCCAGCACGGCGCAGGCGGCGACACCGGGCGCCGACTGGGCGACGTGCTCGATCTCCGCGGTCTCGATCCGGTAGCCGCGGATCTTCACCTGGGTGTCGATCCGGCCCAGGTACTCCAGCGTCCCGTCCGCCAGCCAGCGGGCCAGGTCGCCGGTCCGGTAGCCGCGCCCGCCGGGCAGCCGCGGGTCCCGGACGAACCGCTCGGCGGTCAGCTCCGGCGCGTTCAGGTAGCCGCGCGCCAGGCCCGTCCCGCCGATCCACAGCTCGCCGGGCACCCCGACCGGCGCGGTCGTGCCGGCCCGGGTGCGCACGCCCAGCACGATGTTGTCGATCGGGCGCCCCAGCGGGACCGCGAACCGCCGGTCCAGCTCGGTGCAGGCGAAGTGGGTGACGTCCACGGCCGCCTCGGTAGGCCCGTAGAGGTTGACCAACTCGGCTGCCGGGCTCAGTAGTTCGGCGAAGCGTACGGCGTGCGCGGTGCCCAGTGCCTCGCCGCTGGCGAAGACCTGCCGGAGCGTGGCCAGGGCACCGGTGTCCCGCGCCACGTACTGGAGGAACACCTGGAGCATCGAGGGCACGAAGTGCATCGTGGTCACCCGGTGCTCGGCGATCCGGGCGACCAGCGCCGCCGGGTCCTTCTCCGCACCAGACGCCAGGGTGCTCACCGAGGCCCCGGCCAGTGTCCACCAGAAGATCTCCCACACCGAGACGTCGAAGGTGAACGGCGTCTTGTGCAGGATCACGTCCGCCGGTCCCAGCGGGTACTCGCGCTGCATCCACACCAGCCGGTTGACCACGGCCCGGTGCTCCAGCATCACGCCCTTGGGCCGGCCGGTGGAGCCGGAGGTGTAGATCACGTAGCACAGGTCCTCGGGCCCCGCGCCGCCCTCGGGCGCGGGCGCGTCGCCCGCCCACACCGCCGGGTCGCCCGCGTCCACGAACACCTCTGCGGCCGGGACGACCTGACGGGTCGCCGCGTCGCCGACCACGATCCGGGTGCCGCTGTGCTCCAGCATGTAGCCGATGCGGTTGGCCGGGAGCGTCGGGTCGATCGGCAGGTAGGCGCCGCCCGCCTTGAGCACCGCGTAGATCGTGGCCAGCGACAGCGGCGAGCGGGTCAGGCACACCCCCACCACCGTGCCGGGACCGACCCCGGCGGCCCGGAGCCGGTGCGCCAGCTGGTTGGCGCGCCGGTCCAGCTCCGCGTAGCTGGTGCCGTCGTCGCGGATCGCCACCGCCTCCGGGGACCGCGCCGCGTGCTGCTCCAGGAACCGGTGCAGCGGGACGTCGTCCGGGAAGTCACGGGCGGTGGCGTTGAACCCGGCGATCGCGGCGCACTCGGCCGCGTCGGCGTCCAGCAGTTCCTCCAACGGGGCGTCCGGCTCGCGGACGACCGCGTCCAGCAGTCGTGCGCAGGCCCCGGCCAGCCGCTGCGCGGTGCCCGCGGTGAACAGGTCCGCGCGGTAGTCCAGCACCAGGCCCGGCTCGCCGTCCCGCAGCCGCACGTCGATCAGCAGCGCGCACCCGGTCTGCTCGGCCTGCGCCCAGGACAGGCCCCCGTCGACGCCCGCCGCCAGGTCGGTGGGCGGGTGCCCGCCCTCGGCCGTCAGGTGCGCCACCGGCACGTCCAGTTGTCCGCCCGCCTCCAGGTACGCGGACCGTGCCGCGGCCAGCAGCGCGCGCGGCGTGGACTGCCTGGTCACCGTCAGGCCCATCGGGAACGGCACGTCGTGCTCGCCGGCGCCGTGCCGGTGGCCGGTCACCACCTGCACCTGCTCGCTGTCGGTGGCCCGGGCGCCGAGCACCGCGACCACGGCCGCGACCAGCACCCGGGCCAGTGCCGGCCGGTCCTTGACCAGGGAGCGGCAGCGGGCGGCGCAGCCGTCCGCCAGCGGGGCCTGGACCCGGCCGCGGGAGCCCTCGCCGGAGCGGGCCGCGAAGTCGCGCGGCAGCACGGTGGGCTGCTCCCAGCCGGCCAGACGGGAGCGCCAGTACGCGGTCTGCTCGGGGAAGGCGTGGATGTCTCGGCTGAGTTGCAGCGCGGTGCTCATGATCCCTCTCGTGTGCGCTTCGGCGGTGTTCACAGGTCGAAGTCCCCGAGTTCGAAGTCCCCGAGTTCGAAGTCCCCGGCATCGGCGGTGGTCGCGCGGCCGGTCGCCAGCACCGGGGCCGCCGGGTCCGCGAGCAGCTCGGTCACAGTCTCCAGACAGGTGTCCAGCAGCCACCGGGCGGAGGCGTCGTCGTACAGGTCGGTGGCGTACTCCAGGTCCAGCCGCAGTTCGTCGCGGCGCAGGTACGCCTGGAGGTTGAGGTCGAAGCGGGTGGTGCCCGGGTTGACCAGTTCGGTACGGGCGGTGAGCCCGCCCCGGCGCACCGTGTGGAAGTCGATGTCCTGGAGCGCGAACAGCACGTCGAACAGCGGATTGCGGCCCGGCTGCGGCGCGATCCCGAGCCGCTGCGCCAGCCGGGGGAAGGGCGGCCCCTGGTGGCTGAGCGCCTCCCGGGCCAGCCGGTCGGCCTGGGCGACCAGGTCGCCCAGCGTCGCCGCCCGGTCCGGCAGCCGGACGCGCAGGACGGCCGTGTTCACGAACATCCCGACGACCTGCTCCAGGTCCGGGTGGACGCGTCCGCCGGTGGGCGTGCCGACGGTGAAGTCGCGCCGGCCGGAGATCCGCGCCAGCGTCGCGGCCCAGGCGGCGAACAGCACCGCGAACGCCGTGGTGCGGTGCCGGCGGGCCGCCGTGCGCACATCCGCGCAGGCCCCGGCCCCCAGTACGGCGGTGGCCACCGCGCCGCGCTCCGGGCGCCCGGCCCCGCGCGGGCGGTCCACCGGCAGCACCGGCTCGGTCGGGCAGTCCGCCAACTGCCGCAGCCAGTAAGCCTCGTCGGAGGCGTCGTCGCCGCGCCCGGCCCGGCCGGCGGCCCACTGCGCCGCCGCCCGGTAGTCGGCCGGCTGCTCGGGGAGCTGCTCGCCCGCGTAGCCGGCCAGCAGCTCCTCGACCAGGATCCGCAGCGAGACCCCGTCGAAGACCACATGGTGGGCGTCCAGGTGCAGCACGTGCCGGTCCGGGCCGCCGCGCACCAGCAGCGCCCGCAGCAGCGGGGCGCCGTCGGGGCGCCGCGGCCGGAAGGGGCGCACGAACCCGGCCGCCGCCCGCTCGTCCGGCGCGGGCAGGAAGGCGAACTCGGGGGCGGCGGGCGGCGCCGGCTGCTGGTGCACGCCCTCGGCGCCGACGCCGAACTGCATCCGCAGCGCCTCGTGCCGGGCCACCAGCGCGGTCAGCGCCGCGCGCAGCCGCTCGGGGTCCACCGGCCCGGCCAGCTCCACCCGTACCGGGATGTTGTACGCCAGTGACTCGGGCTCGGCCTGCCAGATCGCGAACAGGCCCTGCTGCTGCGGGTGCAGCGGCACCGGGCCGGGCGCCGGCCGGGGCAGGGCCGGTACCGGGGCGGAGCCGGCGGCGGCCGCTGCGCGGGCCATCCCGGCCAGGGTGGGCGCCGCGACCGCGTCGGCGTAGCCGACGGCGGCCCCCTGCCGACCGAGCCGGCCGACGAGGACCCCCAGCAGCAGCGAGTTGCCGCCCAGTTCGAAGAAGTCCGAGTCCGGGCCGAGCTGCCCGGCCGGCACGCCCAGGACGTCGGCCCACAGCCCGGCCAGCCGGGCCTGGTCCGCCGTCAGCCCGGCACCGGGCGTGGCCCCCGGTGCGGCCCCCGGTGCGGCCGGGGGCTCGGCGTCGGGGGCGGGCAGGGAGCGCCAGTCGACCTTGCCGCTGGCGGTGAGCGGCAGCCGGTCCAGCGCCACGAACCGGTCCGGGCAAAGGTACTGCGGCAGCCGGTCGCGCAGCGCGCGCCGCAGCAGCGCGACGTCGGCGCCGGGCGCCACCACGTACGCGGCCAGCGAGCGCTCCTCGCCCGGCCGGCCGACGACCCTGGTGTGCGCGTCGGCCACCCCCGGCAGGGCCCGCAGCGCGGCGTCGACCTCGGCGAGCTCCACCAGGTGGCCGCGGATCTTGACCTGGTGGTCCTGGCGGCCGTGGAAGTGCAGCAGCCCGTCCCGGTCGGCGTGCACCAGGTCGCCGGTGCGGTAGTAGCGAACCCCGTCCACCAGGGTGAACTTGCGCGCCGTCAGCTCCGGGTCGCCCAGGTAGCCGCGGGCCAGCCCCGCGCCGCCGGTGTACAGCTCCCCGACGGTCCCGGCGGGCACCGCCCGGCCCTGCTCGTCGCAGACCCGCACGGTGGTGCCGGAGATCGGCCGGCCGATCGGCAGCGGTCCCTCGACCTCCTCCTCGACCGGGAACACCGTGGTGAACGTGGTGTTCTCGGTCGGGCCGTAGCCGTTGAGGACCCGCAGCGCCGGGTTGGCCGCCCGGACCTGCCGCACCTGGCCGGGGGAGACCACGTCGCCGCCGGTCAGCAGGGTCCGCAGCGGGGCGAAGGCCGCCGGGTCCTCCTGCGCGATCCGGTGGAACAGCGGGGCGGTGATCCAGGCCAGGGTCACCCCCTGCTCCCGGATCGCCTGCGCGAACCGCTGCGGCACCACCGCCGTCTCGTGGTCCACCACGTGCAGCGACCCCCCGTTCAGCAGTGCGCCCCAGATCTCCAGGGTGGCCGCGTCGAAGGCCAGCGACGCGGCCTGCAGCACCCGCTGCTCCGGCGACAGGTCGACGTAGCCGGTGTCCTTGACCAGCCGCAGGACGCCCCGGTGCTCGACCATCACGCCCTTGGGGCGCCCGGTGCTGCCGGAGGTGAACATCACGTACGCCAGCGGCGAGCCCCCGGCACAGACCCCCCGGCCCGCCACCGCCAACTCCGCCGCGCCGTCCGCCGCGCCGTCCGTCCCGCCCTCCGTCCCGCCGTCGGGGCGCTGCAGCTCGTCGAGTCCGTACAGCCGCACCGGCGCGGGCGCGGTGAACCGCTCGCGCACCGGCTCCGGGCACACCACCGTCCGCAGCTCCGCCGTCCGGACGATCTGCTCCACCCGCCGCGCGGGGTACGCCGGGTCGATCGGCACGTACGCGCCGCCGGCCAGCACGATCCCCAGCAGTGCGGTGATCGAGTCGGCCGAGCGGTCGAAGGCGAGGCCGACCAGGGTCTCGCGGCGGACCCCGGCCCGGCGCAGCCCGGCCGCGACGGCGGCCGCGCGCCGGTACAGCTGACGGTAGGTCAGCACGCAGGAGCCCGAGACCAGCGCCGTGGCCGTCGGGCGGGCCCGGACCTGTTCGAGGAACGCGTCCTCGATCAGGCCGTCCCAGGACGAAGAGTGCGTCATCGGTCTTCTCCAGCTACGGGCGGTGGCAGGGGCGGTGGAGCGGGAGGGGGCGTTCACAGGTCCAGGACCAGGCGGGAACCGAGACAGCGGGAGACGCAGATCAGCATCAGGTCGCCGGCGGCGCGCTCCTCCGGCGTCAGCAGGCTGTCGCGGTGCTCCGGCACGCCCTCCAGCACCGTGGTCTCGCAGGTGCCGCAGGTGCCCTCCTCGCAGGAGGCCAGCACCGCCACCCCGGCCCCGCGCAGCGCCCGCAGCAGCGAGGTCCCGGCGGGCACCGGGACGGTGCGGCCGCTGCGCCGCAGCACGGCCTCGAAGTCGGTGTCCGCGGTGTCCGCCGCCGGGGGGACGGGGGCGGCGGCGGTGAAGCGCTCGGTGTGCAGCGCCAGCCCCGGCAGCGCCTCGCAGCGCGCGCGGACCGCCTGGAGCAGCGGCTCGGGGCCGCAGCAGTAGACCAGTGCGCC
The Streptacidiphilus albus JL83 genome window above contains:
- a CDS encoding non-ribosomal peptide synthetase, producing MSTALQLSRDIHAFPEQTAYWRSRLAGWEQPTVLPRDFAARSGEGSRGRVQAPLADGCAARCRSLVKDRPALARVLVAAVVAVLGARATDSEQVQVVTGHRHGAGEHDVPFPMGLTVTRQSTPRALLAAARSAYLEAGGQLDVPVAHLTAEGGHPPTDLAAGVDGGLSWAQAEQTGCALLIDVRLRDGEPGLVLDYRADLFTAGTAQRLAGACARLLDAVVREPDAPLEELLDADAAECAAIAGFNATARDFPDDVPLHRFLEQHAARSPEAVAIRDDGTSYAELDRRANQLAHRLRAAGVGPGTVVGVCLTRSPLSLATIYAVLKAGGAYLPIDPTLPANRIGYMLEHSGTRIVVGDAATRQVVPAAEVFVDAGDPAVWAGDAPAPEGGAGPEDLCYVIYTSGSTGRPKGVMLEHRAVVNRLVWMQREYPLGPADVILHKTPFTFDVSVWEIFWWTLAGASVSTLASGAEKDPAALVARIAEHRVTTMHFVPSMLQVFLQYVARDTGALATLRQVFASGEALGTAHAVRFAELLSPAAELVNLYGPTEAAVDVTHFACTELDRRFAVPLGRPIDNIVLGVRTRAGTTAPVGVPGELWIGGTGLARGYLNAPELTAERFVRDPRLPGGRGYRTGDLARWLADGTLEYLGRIDTQVKIRGYRIETAEIEHVAQSAPGVAACAVLALDDGDGDRSLCAYVVPGPGYDEAALRRRLAAELPSYMVPSFLVSVPAIPTTHNGKRDTSAFPPPPRTAVGGSAGGAPSSATALRLAEIWSRVLGVEGIGLADNFFALGGDSIKIVRVLAEAQQSGLVFSFQDLFAHPTLAGLEPLVRPADAEAAADGAADGGPSLLGAEDVRLLPPDAEAAYPLSALQAGLLYEVELTGARPGLYHDIVSFRIGEPLALEAFRAAAAAVAARHPMLRTSLHIAGYSEPLQVVHAGAPDLVEVTDLSQLDEAAQERELAGFYEREPARGFSPEEGGLVRVRVHLLGGRGYQYSLSYHAAALDGWSVSVVHHDLFAAYLALRAGRSPEFAPLGSDYRDFVRLERAAVASADSRDFWQGVLADHQGTRLPRYPFDPAGAHGVAMHDVALDGPVPAAVGRLAERLNVPVKSVLMAAHVAVLAFVTGSGDVLTGYEHSGRPEVPGGDRIAGLFLNTVPFRVRAADGSWADLVREVYRTETALLPHRRYPMGETKRVRQVQEPLFEAVFNFTHFHVLDDLRREHGLRLERSRVASETEFPLRAEFWQDAFSGEVALSLHYHRDAFAPEQVERIAGYYRRALELLTAGPESGFRAVTLMDAAEQELLARGLAGPVRELPEGGVPGLFAAQVAARPEAVALRHGADELTYRELDAASARLAGRLHAAGVRKGAVVAVAMDRGTAWAVSVLAVLRLGAVYLPLEPADPAARLRSVLARSGCRHVLIAAGHHDAPSGAATATGTAAEAAGGGPGAAVLCFEELMAGPAGPAVPDAPADPDAPAYLIFTSGSTGEPKGALIHHRGLLNHLLAKIDDLGMTAEDVVAQVATQCFDISVWQLLSAWLVGGRTLVMDAELVTDLPGFARALQDEAVSVLEVVPSFLDALIGELDDRPRALPALRWNLVTGEAFPPALSRRWFERHDVPLVNAYGPTETSDDVTHHVLTGPAVGDRVPVGRPIANTNIHIVDPEGRPVPFGSYGEILVTGTGVGLGYLNDPGRTAPVFVANTLDSLPSVGGRLYRTGDIGRWLPGGVLDCAGRRDQQTKLRGFRIELSEVEGALAALKGVDHAVALVHREGGRDRLAVWYTGTAEPDAPALGAELARTLPRYMLPDVFERLDAFPVTRNGKVDRAALGRRPLSAGRPAAAEPPADPAEAAMVEAFAEILGLPVDSVPVTAGFFGLGGHSLAAMRLAARLPGVTLRDVVAHPTARALAALAAAADPDDGAAAAAGAPAGRGGPLTDLTAAGPRQPGTAAALAAPVATVVCFPFAGGTPASYLQLTGALHRAGAPVRVLAADYGDALAEGADPRQLAGAIADRTAGPLVLLGHSAGAAPALETAFALRRSGREPAHVFVVASLLRSDHPAEPDPERALRSSDEEVWQWLEEHTGLAAAGLPPAERRRLARDFRRDSAASARSWARLPETASDTAPDGSTGTATGTALDCPLTLLLAADDPLTRGHERHVHRWARYTGEFGMSIAGHGGHHLNTSRPDFLAEQIRKAVCP
- a CDS encoding non-ribosomal peptide synthetase is translated as MTHSSSWDGLIEDAFLEQVRARPTATALVSGSCVLTYRQLYRRAAAVAAGLRRAGVRRETLVGLAFDRSADSITALLGIVLAGGAYVPIDPAYPARRVEQIVRTAELRTVVCPEPVRERFTAPAPVRLYGLDELQRPDGGTEGGTDGAADGAAELAVAGRGVCAGGSPLAYVMFTSGSTGRPKGVMVEHRGVLRLVKDTGYVDLSPEQRVLQAASLAFDAATLEIWGALLNGGSLHVVDHETAVVPQRFAQAIREQGVTLAWITAPLFHRIAQEDPAAFAPLRTLLTGGDVVSPGQVRQVRAANPALRVLNGYGPTENTTFTTVFPVEEEVEGPLPIGRPISGTTVRVCDEQGRAVPAGTVGELYTGGAGLARGYLGDPELTARKFTLVDGVRYYRTGDLVHADRDGLLHFHGRQDHQVKIRGHLVELAEVDAALRALPGVADAHTRVVGRPGEERSLAAYVVAPGADVALLRRALRDRLPQYLCPDRFVALDRLPLTASGKVDWRSLPAPDAEPPAAPGAAPGATPGAGLTADQARLAGLWADVLGVPAGQLGPDSDFFELGGNSLLLGVLVGRLGRQGAAVGYADAVAAPTLAGMARAAAAAGSAPVPALPRPAPGPVPLHPQQQGLFAIWQAEPESLAYNIPVRVELAGPVDPERLRAALTALVARHEALRMQFGVGAEGVHQQPAPPAAPEFAFLPAPDERAAAGFVRPFRPRRPDGAPLLRALLVRGGPDRHVLHLDAHHVVFDGVSLRILVEELLAGYAGEQLPEQPADYRAAAQWAAGRAGRGDDASDEAYWLRQLADCPTEPVLPVDRPRGAGRPERGAVATAVLGAGACADVRTAARRHRTTAFAVLFAAWAATLARISGRRDFTVGTPTGGRVHPDLEQVVGMFVNTAVLRVRLPDRAATLGDLVAQADRLAREALSHQGPPFPRLAQRLGIAPQPGRNPLFDVLFALQDIDFHTVRRGGLTARTELVNPGTTRFDLNLQAYLRRDELRLDLEYATDLYDDASARWLLDTCLETVTELLADPAAPVLATGRATTADAGDFELGDFELGDFDL